Proteins encoded within one genomic window of Prochlorococcus marinus str. MIT 9515:
- a CDS encoding aldo/keto reductase, giving the protein MIIDSQKRLFGKGCNVSLFTLGTMRATENLNKMYSLIKRAHQAGINHLETAASYGKAEILIGEVLNKLENSEKITKKEWIITTKVLPKGDFNYLKKNFKNSLKNLKLKKIHNLAIHGINLDEHLDWVLNGEGVKFLQWLIKNDLVDQVGFSSHGSYKLIEKAINCEVFSFCNLHLHFLDQSKISLAQLALKKKMGVLAISPADKGGRLYAPSDTLLKASAPYHPLALAYRFLLSKGITTLSLGASKIEDFYIAEKLINSSQKLTSSEINALKNIEKVANEELKSSKCEQCRSCLPCPSEIPIPEILRLRNISLGYGQIEFAKERYNLIGRAGHWWEEKNASFCLECNECVPKCPSELNIPELLKQTHNLLVEKPKKRLWG; this is encoded by the coding sequence ATGATTATTGATTCTCAGAAAAGATTATTTGGCAAAGGTTGCAATGTAAGTTTATTTACTTTAGGCACAATGCGAGCGACTGAAAATCTTAATAAAATGTACTCTCTGATAAAAAGGGCTCATCAAGCGGGCATTAATCATTTAGAAACAGCTGCATCTTATGGAAAAGCAGAAATCCTGATAGGGGAAGTATTAAATAAGTTAGAAAATTCCGAAAAAATAACGAAGAAAGAATGGATAATTACTACTAAAGTTTTACCTAAAGGAGATTTTAATTATCTAAAAAAAAATTTCAAAAATTCTCTAAAAAATTTAAAGCTAAAAAAAATTCATAATCTTGCTATTCATGGAATAAATTTAGATGAGCATTTGGATTGGGTTTTAAATGGAGAGGGGGTAAAGTTTTTACAGTGGTTAATTAAGAATGACCTAGTTGATCAAGTTGGTTTTAGTTCGCATGGAAGTTATAAACTTATTGAAAAAGCAATTAATTGTGAAGTATTTAGTTTTTGCAATCTTCATTTACATTTTTTAGATCAATCGAAGATAAGCCTTGCCCAGTTAGCTTTAAAAAAGAAAATGGGTGTTTTAGCTATATCCCCTGCTGATAAAGGCGGAAGATTATATGCACCAAGTGATACTTTATTAAAAGCATCTGCACCATACCATCCTTTAGCACTGGCTTATAGATTTTTACTTTCAAAAGGAATTACAACTCTATCTTTAGGAGCTTCAAAAATTGAAGATTTTTATATTGCAGAAAAACTTATTAATTCAAGTCAAAAACTTACTTCTTCTGAAATTAATGCATTAAAAAATATCGAAAAGGTCGCTAATGAAGAATTAAAGTCCTCAAAATGTGAGCAATGTAGATCTTGCCTTCCATGCCCAAGTGAAATCCCTATACCTGAAATACTTCGTTTAAGAAATATCTCTTTAGGTTATGGCCAGATAGAGTTTGCTAAAGAAAGATATAATTTAATAGGTAGAGCTGGCCACTGGTGGGAAGAGAAAAATGCCTCTTTTTGTTTAGAGTGTAATGAATGCGTTCCAAAATGTCCAAGTGAATTAAATATTCCAGAATTATTAAAACAAACTCACAACCTATTAGTTGAAAAGCCTAAAAAAAGATTATGGGGTTGA
- a CDS encoding riboflavin synthase, whose product MFTGIIQSVGKLKKEKDFLIIEILDEPFDMQIGDSIAVNGICLTVKEISNNQFKVDVSEETFKKTTLGDKSSINQIVNLEPAIRLSDRLGGHIVSGHIDGLGKVENIEKLEKSWMLKIKWQNKKFSKYIVDKGSICVNGISLTIAKSENQGEIFTIAIIPHTWDNTNLKNLSIGDSVNLEGDALIKYVEKLLLFNKNRESDNFSEEISSNWLKENGWDK is encoded by the coding sequence ATGTTTACAGGAATAATTCAGTCAGTAGGAAAACTTAAAAAAGAAAAAGATTTCTTAATTATTGAAATTCTTGATGAACCTTTTGATATGCAAATAGGCGATAGTATCGCAGTTAATGGGATTTGTTTAACGGTAAAAGAAATTTCAAATAATCAATTTAAAGTAGATGTAAGTGAAGAAACTTTTAAAAAAACTACTTTAGGAGATAAATCAAGTATCAATCAAATAGTTAATTTGGAACCAGCTATCCGTCTTTCAGATCGTCTTGGGGGGCACATAGTAAGTGGACATATAGATGGTTTGGGAAAAGTTGAAAATATAGAAAAACTAGAAAAATCATGGATGTTAAAAATTAAGTGGCAAAATAAAAAATTTTCCAAATACATAGTTGATAAAGGAAGTATATGCGTAAACGGAATTAGTCTGACAATTGCAAAATCTGAGAATCAAGGAGAAATTTTTACGATCGCAATTATCCCTCATACCTGGGATAACACGAATCTGAAAAATTTATCAATTGGCGATAGTGTAAATCTTGAAGGAGATGCATTAATTAAATACGTCGAAAAATTACTTCTATTTAACAAAAATAGAGAATCAGATAACTTTTCTGAAGAAATCTCTTCAAATTGGCTTAAAGAAAATGGCTGGGATAAATAA
- a CDS encoding AbrB family transcriptional regulator — protein MLVGKELLEKSKLLSNKSEDEIARGCGYVGPSGRVLRKNFYRALVEAKGYKLSSSGNTRPGNRSSRGRQAEFKTKVHCNGNLLIGHAYTKKLGLEPGQEYKIDLKKDTKTISLIPIN, from the coding sequence ATGCTTGTAGGAAAAGAACTTCTCGAAAAATCTAAATTACTCAGCAATAAATCTGAGGATGAAATAGCTAGAGGTTGTGGCTATGTAGGACCAAGTGGGAGAGTCTTAAGAAAAAATTTTTATAGAGCACTTGTTGAAGCTAAGGGTTACAAGTTAAGTAGTAGTGGAAATACAAGGCCAGGGAATAGATCTTCAAGAGGGAGACAAGCAGAATTCAAAACAAAAGTTCATTGCAATGGCAACTTATTAATAGGTCATGCCTATACAAAGAAATTAGGATTAGAGCCTGGTCAAGAATATAAAATTGATCTCAAAAAAGATACTAAAACTATTTCCCTAATTCCAATTAATTAA
- a CDS encoding cytochrome c oxidase subunit 3, protein MTTLDSSKEIKKNESELREHHEDFRMFGLITFLIADGMTFAGFFAAYLTYKAVNPLPDGAIYELELPIPTLNTILLLVSSATFHKAGKALLKNKNSDTQKWLLVTALLGIVFLICQLFEYFNLPFGLTDNLFASTFYALTGFHGLHVTLGTLMILIISWQARSKGGRITNQNMFPLEAVELYWHFVDGIWVVLFIILYLL, encoded by the coding sequence ATGACAACTCTAGATAGTTCAAAAGAAATTAAAAAAAATGAGAGTGAGCTAAGGGAACATCATGAAGACTTCAGGATGTTTGGATTAATCACTTTTTTAATAGCTGATGGGATGACTTTTGCTGGTTTCTTTGCTGCCTACCTCACATATAAAGCAGTCAATCCTTTGCCGGATGGTGCTATCTACGAATTAGAATTGCCTATACCTACTTTAAATACAATTTTATTACTTGTAAGTAGTGCAACCTTTCATAAAGCAGGTAAAGCGCTTCTTAAAAATAAAAATTCCGATACCCAGAAATGGTTATTAGTTACTGCTCTTCTTGGGATAGTTTTTTTAATATGTCAATTATTCGAATATTTTAATTTACCTTTCGGTTTAACGGATAATTTATTTGCAAGTACTTTTTATGCTTTAACAGGCTTTCATGGTCTCCATGTAACTTTAGGAACGTTAATGATATTAATTATTTCTTGGCAAGCAAGATCAAAGGGAGGAAGAATTACCAATCAAAATATGTTTCCATTAGAAGCTGTTGAATTATATTGGCATTTTGTAGATGGAATATGGGTTGTTTTATTTATTATTTTATATCTTTTATAA
- the ctaD gene encoding cytochrome c oxidase subunit I, whose translation MTILIDSQDSNNKSLQPKGWLRYFSFSLDHKVIGIQYLVCGFLFYLIGGTLASAIRIELTSPMSDFMPRDIYNQVLTLHGTIMIFLWIVPVVNGAFGNYLIPFYVGARDMAFPRLNAVAFWLIPPSGLMLVASYFVEGAAQAGWTAYPPLSITTPQSGQIIWIMSVLLLGGSSIFGGINFIATIIKLRRPGLKLMQLPMYCWAMLGTSLLVVLSTPVLAGTLILLSFDIVAHTGFFNPVLGGNVVVYQHLFWFYSHPAVYIMVLPAFGLVSEILPVHSRKPLFGYTTMVFSIMGIVVLGLVVWAHHMFTSGTPPWMRLFFTIATAFIAVPTGIKFFNWVATLWGGKISINSAMLFSCGFIINFVFGGITGVALAQVPFDIHVHDTYFVVAHFHYIVYGGTVFIIFSSIYHWFPKVTGKLMNEKLGILHFAITFIGFNLCFAPQHWLGLNGMPRRVAEYDPQFQFVNQISSLGALLMAISTIPFLINIYASIKNGKDSGDNPWDALTPEWLTTSPPPVENWEGEAPLVEEPYGYGKPISK comes from the coding sequence ATGACAATATTAATTGATTCACAAGATTCCAATAACAAGAGTCTTCAACCTAAAGGTTGGCTTAGATATTTTAGCTTTAGTCTTGATCATAAAGTAATAGGTATCCAATATTTAGTATGTGGGTTTCTTTTTTATTTAATTGGAGGAACTTTGGCAAGTGCTATAAGAATTGAATTAACAAGTCCAATGTCGGACTTTATGCCTAGAGATATATATAACCAAGTTTTAACATTACATGGAACAATAATGATTTTCTTGTGGATTGTACCTGTAGTAAATGGTGCATTTGGGAATTATTTAATTCCTTTTTATGTTGGAGCAAGAGATATGGCATTCCCAAGACTGAATGCTGTAGCTTTTTGGCTAATACCCCCTTCCGGTTTAATGTTAGTGGCTAGTTATTTTGTTGAAGGAGCTGCACAGGCAGGATGGACTGCGTATCCTCCTTTGAGTATAACAACCCCACAATCGGGACAAATAATTTGGATAATGAGTGTTTTATTGCTCGGAGGCAGCTCAATTTTTGGAGGGATAAATTTCATTGCAACAATTATCAAATTAAGAAGACCAGGATTAAAGCTTATGCAACTACCTATGTATTGTTGGGCGATGTTAGGGACAAGTTTATTAGTAGTTTTGTCAACTCCAGTTTTAGCTGGAACATTAATATTGCTTAGCTTTGATATTGTTGCTCATACCGGTTTCTTTAACCCTGTTTTGGGTGGGAACGTAGTCGTTTATCAACATTTATTCTGGTTTTATTCTCACCCAGCTGTTTACATAATGGTACTTCCTGCTTTCGGATTGGTTAGTGAAATCCTTCCAGTACATTCAAGGAAGCCACTTTTTGGATACACCACAATGGTTTTTTCAATAATGGGAATAGTTGTTCTTGGTCTAGTTGTTTGGGCTCATCATATGTTTACAAGTGGAACCCCACCTTGGATGAGATTATTCTTTACCATCGCGACAGCGTTTATAGCAGTTCCAACTGGAATTAAATTTTTTAATTGGGTTGCAACATTGTGGGGCGGGAAAATATCTATCAATAGTGCAATGTTATTTTCATGTGGATTTATAATTAATTTTGTATTTGGAGGTATTACGGGAGTTGCTCTAGCTCAAGTACCTTTTGATATTCATGTCCATGATACATATTTTGTTGTAGCTCACTTCCATTACATCGTTTACGGAGGGACCGTTTTTATTATCTTCTCATCCATATACCATTGGTTCCCAAAGGTGACAGGTAAGTTAATGAATGAAAAACTAGGGATATTACATTTTGCCATAACTTTTATTGGATTTAACTTATGTTTTGCTCCTCAACATTGGCTTGGTCTTAATGGAATGCCTAGAAGGGTGGCAGAATATGATCCTCAATTTCAATTTGTTAATCAAATTAGTAGCCTTGGTGCTCTCTTAATGGCTATTAGTACTATCCCTTTTTTGATCAATATATATGCAAGTATTAAAAATGGTAAGGATTCTGGGGATAATCCTTGGGATGCTTTAACTCCTGAATGGTTAACAACCTCTCCTCCACCCGTTGAGAATTGGGAAGGAGAAGCACCTTTAGTAGAAGAACCTTATGGTTATGGAAAACCAATCTCTAAATAA
- the coxB gene encoding cytochrome c oxidase subunit II → MLNKNFYLILIISAVFGISFWIGFNVNLLPVEASINAPIYDELFKILFIIGLIIFIGMTIAVVYSLFKFRKRKDQFGDGIALEGNLSLEIVWTIIPSIIVLIIGLYSYNIYDRMGGMKELNHSHEMMKSNTEKIWAGISQTSNNEVANKNLSVEVSAMQFAFLFNYPKGEFISGELHVPVDHKVSMKMESKDVIHAFWVPEFRIKQDIIPGQPTILNFTPTKVGKYPIICAELCGPYHGGMRASIIVEEESDYKDWFNKNTKTEVSL, encoded by the coding sequence TTGTTAAATAAAAACTTTTATTTAATACTTATAATTTCCGCTGTATTTGGTATATCTTTTTGGATCGGATTTAATGTTAATTTACTTCCTGTTGAAGCAAGTATAAATGCACCAATATATGATGAGCTTTTTAAAATTCTTTTTATTATTGGATTAATAATTTTCATAGGAATGACAATAGCTGTTGTATATAGTTTATTTAAATTCAGAAAAAGGAAAGATCAATTCGGAGATGGGATAGCTTTAGAAGGTAATTTAAGCCTTGAAATTGTATGGACAATTATCCCTTCTATTATTGTTTTAATAATAGGTTTATATAGCTATAACATTTACGATCGTATGGGAGGTATGAAAGAACTTAATCACAGCCATGAAATGATGAAATCAAATACAGAAAAGATATGGGCTGGAATTAGCCAAACATCAAATAATGAAGTTGCAAATAAAAATTTATCTGTTGAAGTGTCAGCAATGCAATTTGCTTTTTTATTTAATTATCCAAAAGGTGAATTTATTTCTGGGGAGCTTCATGTTCCAGTTGATCATAAGGTCTCTATGAAGATGGAATCGAAAGATGTTATTCATGCTTTTTGGGTTCCGGAATTCAGAATAAAACAAGATATCATTCCAGGCCAACCTACGATTTTAAATTTCACTCCTACTAAAGTTGGGAAATATCCAATAATTTGTGCTGAATTATGTGGTCCTTATCACGGAGGCATGAGAGCATCAATAATAGTTGAAGAAGAATCTGATTACAAAGATTGGTTTAACAAAAATACAAAAACTGAGGTTAGTTTATGA
- a CDS encoding COX15/CtaA family protein, giving the protein MINLFNNKIHQKRFKSIFLKLGNHCVLALIALIVIGGATRVMEAGLACPDWPLCYGTFLPLNHMNLRVFLEWFHRLDAFLVGLLILSQFILSLVWRKDLPNWLPKTYSVLVFLIIVQGSIGALTVINLLNSYAVTAHLLTAFLLLITTITINQNLENNEVNKSLRWWRILLFVPLILTLTQSFIGVRLSSTWSAHLCLSFNKQCFILNTHKLFAIPISVLIVSILLISIYKQNLFLNNWKYLCSLFLLLISQIFLGILSLKTNLTEPMLVIGHQLNASLLIAILTALIFRNPKLNKKINQSFNPVIVSLNS; this is encoded by the coding sequence TTGATTAACTTGTTCAATAACAAAATACATCAAAAAAGATTCAAATCAATTTTTCTGAAATTGGGAAATCATTGCGTTTTGGCATTAATAGCTTTAATAGTTATTGGAGGAGCTACAAGAGTTATGGAGGCAGGTCTTGCTTGCCCTGATTGGCCCTTATGTTATGGGACTTTTCTACCTCTAAATCATATGAATTTAAGAGTTTTTCTAGAATGGTTTCATCGCTTGGACGCCTTTCTTGTTGGTCTGTTAATTCTTTCTCAATTCATACTTTCATTAGTATGGAGAAAAGATCTTCCAAATTGGCTACCAAAGACATATTCAGTATTAGTTTTCTTAATAATTGTTCAAGGTTCAATTGGAGCATTAACAGTAATTAATTTACTTAATTCGTATGCAGTTACTGCACATCTTTTGACAGCTTTTTTACTCCTTATAACGACAATAACTATAAATCAGAACCTAGAAAATAATGAGGTGAATAAATCATTGCGTTGGTGGCGAATATTATTATTTGTTCCACTAATATTAACTTTAACTCAATCATTTATTGGAGTAAGGCTTTCATCAACTTGGTCTGCTCATCTCTGCTTATCTTTTAATAAACAATGTTTCATATTAAATACCCATAAATTATTTGCTATCCCAATTTCTGTTTTGATTGTATCTATTTTGCTCATATCAATATACAAACAAAATTTGTTCCTAAATAACTGGAAATATCTTTGCTCACTTTTTTTGCTTTTGATTTCCCAGATTTTTCTAGGGATATTAAGTCTTAAAACCAATTTAACTGAACCTATGCTTGTTATTGGTCATCAACTAAATGCTTCATTATTAATTGCGATCCTAACAGCATTGATTTTTAGAAATCCTAAGTTAAATAAAAAAATCAATCAATCATTTAATCCAGTAATAGTATCTTTAAACTCATGA
- a CDS encoding heme o synthase, protein MKSNLENFNFQTSIREQVVPSRKKVILPAWLEVAKPRLIPLLLATTLGGMALTEEWPLSSPKLICTLGGGALAAAAAGALNCLWEMDLDKRMKRTSNRALPSGKLSFNTVFLGAVSCTFAAAMLLISGVNYLAAGLTLLGLCSYVILYTIILKPRTTQNIVFGGVAGAIPPLVGASAATGHVGLSGWWLFGLVMLWTPAHFWALAILLKDDYASVGIPMLPSVKGSAFTVKAISRYGWATVFMSILGVFALPEGGLLYVIMLLPFNGRLLQLINRLKSSPDDLEKAKGLFRWSILYMFGICLLLLISRTQLSVDFEQQSMQIFLSLKAYFNI, encoded by the coding sequence ATGAAAAGTAATTTAGAAAACTTTAATTTTCAGACTTCAATTCGTGAACAAGTTGTACCCTCAAGAAAAAAAGTAATACTTCCTGCTTGGCTTGAAGTTGCCAAACCAAGATTGATTCCATTATTACTAGCTACAACTTTAGGTGGTATGGCATTGACGGAAGAATGGCCTTTATCCTCTCCTAAACTTATCTGTACTTTAGGAGGCGGTGCCTTGGCAGCTGCGGCAGCTGGAGCTCTTAACTGCTTATGGGAAATGGACCTAGATAAGAGGATGAAAAGGACAAGTAATAGAGCTTTACCTTCAGGTAAATTATCATTTAATACTGTATTTTTAGGGGCCGTATCTTGTACATTTGCAGCTGCAATGCTTTTGATAAGTGGAGTAAATTATTTAGCTGCCGGATTAACATTGCTGGGATTATGTAGTTATGTGATTTTGTATACGATAATTCTTAAACCAAGAACAACTCAAAATATTGTTTTTGGTGGAGTTGCAGGGGCCATACCTCCTTTAGTAGGAGCTTCAGCAGCTACAGGACATGTAGGTCTTAGTGGTTGGTGGCTATTTGGGTTGGTAATGCTTTGGACGCCAGCACATTTTTGGGCTCTTGCAATTTTATTAAAAGATGATTATGCGTCTGTCGGAATACCCATGCTTCCTTCCGTTAAAGGTTCAGCTTTTACAGTCAAAGCTATTTCACGTTATGGATGGGCAACAGTATTCATGAGTATTCTAGGTGTCTTTGCTTTACCTGAAGGAGGACTGCTTTATGTGATAATGCTTTTACCTTTTAATGGAAGACTTTTACAATTAATCAATAGATTGAAAAGTTCACCTGATGATTTAGAAAAAGCTAAAGGATTATTTAGATGGTCAATACTTTATATGTTTGGTATTTGTCTTTTACTTTTAATTTCAAGAACCCAACTTTCTGTTGATTTTGAGCAGCAGTCTATGCAAATATTCTTATCTTTGAAGGCATACTTTAATATTTAG
- a CDS encoding ABC transporter ATP-binding protein, giving the protein MNYIQITDLSKSYSDIEALKKLSMEINAGTLFGILGPNGAGKSTLIKILATLVEPDSGEVFINNINLIKNPKKIRELIGYVAQDIALDKILTGRELLDFQSDLYHMKKKEKYERIKLLIKQLDMNDWIDRKCGTYSGGMKRRIDLAAGLLHLPKVLILDEPTVGLDIESRNIIWNLLKDLKNDGMTIILSSHYLDEIDKLADSLVIIDDGKVIAQGTPIQLKNKLGGDRITLKVREFSSDEESKKICEILSSIDGISQIVTNKAQGYSLNFVVDKDKDLLTKLKVELAFSKFEIFSLAQSQPSLDDVYLQATGKTLLDAEISMTGKRDLKKESKQSMR; this is encoded by the coding sequence ATGAATTATATACAAATTACGGATCTTTCAAAATCATATTCTGATATTGAGGCATTAAAAAAATTATCAATGGAAATTAATGCTGGTACATTATTTGGAATCTTAGGTCCAAATGGTGCAGGCAAGTCTACTCTCATAAAAATTCTAGCGACTCTAGTCGAACCTGATAGTGGAGAAGTTTTTATAAATAATATTAATTTAATAAAAAATCCTAAAAAAATTAGAGAATTAATTGGTTATGTAGCTCAAGATATTGCTCTCGATAAAATTCTTACAGGACGTGAGTTATTAGATTTTCAGTCAGATTTATATCATATGAAAAAAAAGGAAAAATACGAAAGAATAAAATTATTAATAAAGCAATTAGATATGAATGATTGGATTGATAGAAAATGTGGAACATATTCAGGAGGAATGAAAAGAAGAATAGATTTAGCAGCTGGACTTTTACATTTACCCAAAGTTTTAATACTAGATGAACCAACTGTAGGTTTGGATATTGAGAGTAGAAATATAATTTGGAATCTTTTGAAAGATTTGAAGAATGATGGAATGACTATTATTTTAAGTAGTCATTATCTTGATGAAATAGATAAATTAGCAGATAGTTTGGTAATTATTGATGATGGGAAAGTAATAGCACAAGGAACACCTATTCAACTGAAAAATAAATTAGGAGGAGATAGGATTACTTTGAAAGTAAGAGAATTTAGTTCTGATGAAGAGTCTAAAAAAATATGCGAGATTTTATCTTCAATAGATGGAATTAGTCAGATTGTGACAAATAAGGCGCAAGGTTATTCACTAAATTTTGTTGTAGATAAGGATAAGGATTTACTCACAAAACTTAAAGTAGAATTAGCTTTTTCAAAGTTTGAAATTTTTTCTCTTGCTCAAAGCCAGCCTAGCTTGGATGATGTTTATCTACAGGCTACTGGCAAAACATTATTAGATGCTGAAATTTCCATGACGGGTAAAAGAGATCTTAAAAAAGAATCGAAGCAATCAATGAGATAA
- a CDS encoding ABC transporter permease, translating to MELNQYSLFFLYQETIALTKRLFIQLKRRPSTLLAGILQPIIWLFLFGALFSNAPEGFLPGVDSYGNFLGAGLIVFTAFSGALNSGLPLMFDREFGFLNRLLVAPLASRLSIVLSSFFYITILSFVQSIVIMIVSFVLGYGWPDFYGLGIVFTTLILLVLFVTSISLCLAFILPGHIELIALIFVINLPLLFASTALAPISFMPKWLGWLASLNPLTFAIEPIRIAYTQNMNLGLVALHAPYGDLTCKSCISILFSLTIFSLIIIRPLLNRKLN from the coding sequence ATGGAATTAAATCAATATAGTTTATTTTTTTTGTATCAAGAAACTATTGCTTTAACAAAAAGATTATTCATCCAATTAAAAAGAAGACCCTCAACTCTTTTAGCAGGTATATTGCAACCTATAATATGGCTGTTTTTATTTGGAGCTCTTTTCTCAAATGCTCCTGAAGGTTTTCTCCCGGGAGTAGATTCTTATGGAAATTTTTTAGGAGCAGGACTAATTGTTTTTACTGCTTTTAGCGGAGCATTAAATTCAGGCTTGCCTTTAATGTTTGATAGAGAGTTCGGCTTTTTAAATAGGTTACTTGTTGCACCTTTAGCAAGTAGGTTGTCAATTGTTTTATCCTCTTTTTTTTATATAACTATTCTGAGTTTCGTTCAGAGTATCGTTATAATGATTGTTTCTTTTGTTTTAGGTTATGGATGGCCTGACTTTTATGGTTTAGGAATTGTATTTACAACATTAATACTATTAGTACTTTTTGTGACATCAATTAGTCTTTGTTTGGCGTTCATATTACCTGGTCATATCGAATTAATTGCTCTTATATTTGTAATAAATTTGCCTCTTCTCTTTGCAAGTACTGCATTAGCTCCTATTTCTTTTATGCCAAAGTGGCTAGGGTGGCTCGCCTCTTTAAATCCTTTAACTTTTGCTATTGAACCTATCAGGATTGCTTATACTCAAAATATGAATTTAGGTTTAGTGGCTTTACATGCACCTTATGGTGACTTAACTTGTAAGAGTTGTATCTCAATTTTATTTTCCCTAACAATTTTTTCCTTAATCATTATCAGACCACTTTTAAATAGAAAATTAAATTAG